A section of the Streptomyces sp. CG1 genome encodes:
- a CDS encoding SGNH/GDSL hydrolase family protein, translating into MRHSRTVTCSSALLLAAACVFASPATAQGVPRAAAAGYVALGDSYSTGVGAGDYLPGRKSCKRSSRAYPVLWAAAHGATAFAFPACNGAGADDVLTGQLGPLGPRTRLVTLTVGGSDAGFAAVMTSCDLGGTSRCLSAVTRALSTMDGPLVRSLDRLYSAIRDRAPAARVVVLGYPHLYQLDGGCEAGLQDRARAAVNAGVDHLDAVIARRAADHGFTYADVRADFAGHEICSRSPWMRGVDVLAPTESYHPTAPGQARGYLPALDRVS; encoded by the coding sequence ATGCGACATTCTCGGACGGTGACGTGTTCGTCCGCTCTGCTGCTCGCCGCGGCCTGCGTCTTCGCCTCCCCCGCCACGGCCCAAGGGGTGCCCCGGGCCGCGGCCGCGGGCTATGTGGCCCTCGGCGACTCCTACTCCACCGGCGTCGGCGCCGGTGACTATCTCCCCGGCCGCAAGAGCTGCAAGCGCAGCAGCCGGGCGTACCCCGTGCTGTGGGCCGCGGCGCACGGGGCGACGGCCTTCGCCTTCCCCGCGTGCAACGGCGCCGGGGCCGACGACGTCCTGACCGGCCAGCTCGGCCCGCTCGGCCCCCGTACCCGGCTGGTCACGCTCACCGTCGGCGGCAGTGACGCGGGCTTCGCCGCCGTCATGACCAGCTGCGACCTGGGCGGCACCAGCCGCTGCCTGTCCGCCGTCACCCGCGCCCTCTCGACCATGGACGGGCCGCTCGTGCGCAGCCTGGACCGGCTCTACTCGGCCATCAGGGACCGGGCGCCCGCCGCCCGCGTCGTGGTGCTCGGCTATCCCCACCTGTACCAGCTCGACGGAGGCTGCGAGGCCGGCCTTCAGGACCGGGCGCGTGCCGCCGTGAACGCCGGTGTGGATCATCTCGACGCGGTGATCGCGCGGCGCGCCGCCGACCACGGGTTCACCTACGCCGACGTCAGGGCCGACTTCGCCGGACACGAGATCTGCTCCCGCAGCCCCTGGATGCGCGGCGTCGACGTGCTGGCCCCCACCGAGTCGTACCACCCGACGGCCCCGGGACAGGCGCGCGGCTACCTCCCGGCCCTCGACCGGGTCTCCTGA
- a CDS encoding glycosyltransferase: protein MLSVYEGFFSGGARIVHTDVVRGLAEGGQSHHVLSIHGEVLREATRQRMEDDHCYRELTAGGIGVTSLGRSAGLVDGALAANVFSGPELAETARAMAAADVILSLKEQPLALLNQAGLPRRPVVVALHRSDPENQGPALDELKAAIADGTVAACVCCAESTRAAYEAAGIPARLLHVIPNGVDLLRFRPDPAARLAFRASLGIADRAPVVVFAARYAEMKNVPLLLRAARAWLAREGGGHVVMCGAGMTPGNSGLRADLADAFADEPGLADRVHLLGVRHDMPAVYAAADVVALTSVAGEAAPLCLIEGMMCGAVPVTTDVGDSAAIVTGLGFVTPPDPGAIALSWTAAIAGRADLAPALEAARERFSRTRMIAAYAALLDRLHAEAVRAPSLPESL, encoded by the coding sequence GTGCTCTCGGTCTACGAGGGCTTCTTCTCCGGAGGAGCCCGGATCGTGCACACCGACGTCGTACGGGGACTGGCCGAGGGCGGCCAGTCCCACCACGTCCTCAGCATCCATGGCGAAGTCCTGCGCGAGGCCACCCGGCAGCGCATGGAGGACGACCACTGCTACCGGGAGCTGACCGCCGGCGGCATCGGTGTCACCTCGCTCGGCCGCAGCGCGGGCCTGGTGGACGGGGCGCTCGCGGCGAACGTTTTCAGCGGGCCCGAGCTGGCCGAAACCGCGCGGGCGATGGCCGCGGCGGATGTGATCCTCTCGCTGAAGGAGCAGCCGCTGGCCCTGCTGAACCAGGCCGGCCTGCCCCGCCGCCCGGTCGTGGTCGCCCTGCACCGCTCCGACCCGGAGAACCAGGGTCCCGCGCTGGACGAGCTGAAGGCCGCCATCGCCGACGGCACGGTGGCCGCGTGCGTGTGCTGCGCCGAGTCCACGCGGGCCGCCTACGAGGCCGCCGGCATCCCGGCCCGGCTGCTGCACGTCATCCCCAACGGCGTCGACCTGCTCCGGTTCCGCCCCGACCCGGCGGCCCGGCTCGCCTTCCGCGCCTCGCTCGGGATCGCCGACCGGGCGCCCGTGGTCGTCTTCGCGGCCCGGTACGCGGAGATGAAGAACGTCCCCCTGCTGCTGCGCGCGGCCCGCGCCTGGCTCGCCCGCGAGGGTGGCGGGCACGTCGTGATGTGCGGGGCGGGGATGACGCCGGGCAACTCCGGGCTGCGCGCCGACCTCGCCGACGCCTTCGCGGACGAGCCGGGCCTCGCCGACCGGGTGCATCTGCTCGGCGTACGGCACGACATGCCGGCCGTGTACGCCGCCGCCGACGTCGTCGCCCTGACCTCCGTCGCCGGGGAAGCGGCGCCGCTGTGCCTGATCGAGGGAATGATGTGCGGCGCGGTCCCGGTGACCACCGACGTCGGCGACAGCGCGGCCATCGTCACCGGGCTCGGCTTCGTCACCCCGCCGGACCCGGGCGCGATCGCCCTGTCCTGGACGGCCGCGATCGCGGGCCGTGCGGATCTCGCCCCGGCCCTGGAGGCCGCCCGCGAGCGCTTCAGCCGCACCCGGATGATCGCGGCCTACGCGGCGCTGCTCGACCGACTGCACGCGGAGGCCGTCCGCGCGCCGTCGCTCCCGGAGTCGCTGTAG
- a CDS encoding serine hydrolase domain-containing protein — MRVRTTLVGAAALLVSAALAAPAAFASEGGGHAGGGHAATRKAIEAAVAAGVPGVTATAREAHGTWSTTAGVGDLRTGAPRSTADRYRVGSITKTFVATVLLQLEAEGRLSLDDTVDKWLPGVVHGHGHDGRHITVRQLLNHTSGIFDYTSDADFGRAVFTVDGFFQHRYDTFTPGELVAFAMRHEPDFAPGTSWKYSNTNYVVAGMVIEKVTGHSYATEIDRRVIAPLHLKGTSLPGTKVTVPQPSSRAYSKFRDPKGPTYDVTALNPSLASSAGEMISDSADLDRFYGALLGGKLLPREQLKEMKTTVEATGIPDTRYGLGLMDTRLTCGVHVWGHNGGIHGSGSTAMTTADGSHSIAFNFNGDWAGDMQPVIEGEFC; from the coding sequence ATGCGCGTACGTACGACCCTGGTGGGCGCCGCGGCTCTGCTCGTCTCGGCGGCCCTGGCGGCTCCGGCGGCCTTCGCCTCGGAGGGCGGTGGGCACGCGGGCGGTGGGCACGCCGCGACCCGCAAGGCGATCGAGGCGGCCGTCGCGGCCGGGGTGCCCGGGGTGACCGCCACCGCGAGGGAGGCCCACGGCACCTGGTCCACGACCGCCGGCGTGGGCGACCTTCGCACGGGGGCGCCGCGCTCCACCGCCGACCGTTACCGGGTCGGCAGCATCACCAAGACCTTCGTCGCCACCGTACTGCTCCAGCTGGAGGCGGAGGGCCGGCTGTCCCTGGACGACACCGTGGACAAGTGGCTGCCCGGCGTCGTCCACGGCCACGGTCACGACGGCCGGCACATCACCGTCCGCCAGCTGCTGAACCACACCAGCGGCATCTTCGACTACACGAGCGACGCGGACTTCGGCCGGGCCGTCTTCACCGTGGACGGCTTCTTCCAGCACCGCTACGACACCTTCACCCCGGGTGAGCTGGTGGCGTTCGCGATGAGGCACGAGCCGGACTTCGCGCCGGGCACGTCCTGGAAGTACTCCAACACCAACTACGTCGTGGCCGGGATGGTGATCGAGAAGGTGACAGGCCACTCGTACGCCACCGAGATCGACCGCCGCGTCATCGCGCCGCTGCATCTGAAGGGCACGTCCCTGCCCGGCACGAAGGTCACCGTCCCGCAGCCGAGCAGCCGCGCCTACTCGAAGTTCCGCGATCCGAAGGGACCGACGTACGACGTCACGGCCCTCAACCCGTCCCTCGCCTCCTCCGCGGGCGAAATGATCTCCGACTCCGCCGACCTCGACCGCTTCTACGGCGCCCTGCTCGGCGGAAAGCTCCTGCCGCGCGAGCAGCTGAAGGAAATGAAGACCACCGTCGAGGCCACGGGCATCCCGGACACGCGCTACGGCCTCGGCCTCATGGACACCCGGCTGACCTGCGGTGTTCACGTGTGGGGTCACAACGGCGGCATCCACGGGTCCGGGTCCACGGCGATGACGACGGCCGACGGCAGCCACTCGATCGCCTTCAACTTCAACGGCGACTGGGCCGGGGACATGCAGCCGGTGATCGAAGGGGAATTCTGTTAG
- a CDS encoding TIGR03767 family metallophosphoesterase yields the protein MSRIRSVATSALGVNRRTVLAAAGAVSLSAGVGYGLRPADSEAATAAQAPVADSRQAAASLAPYTKGTTLASVAAPRNSSGYQRLGDGPGWARVVRGELATPKSGRAGRRTTLAAFVQLTDLHLQDVQHPLRGEFLRSNSVHAWRPHEALTVQGAVSIVERVNALKGAPVTGAPLHFVMTTGDNTDNNAHSELEWFMKVMSGGRITPNTGDPRHYEGVQNSGLQLYWQPESTARDHDKQLGFPQLKGFLAAAIREVQSPGLDLPWYSTVGNHDSLLLGCYGAHGDPYLAEAAIGGKKLMSVPAAEAKKLQDAIHNATDPHGAGYRDLLKAHARSMRSVTPDEKRVLYTPADYLKAHLDPAYQGRGPAGHGYSSANLDAGTQYYAFRISGDVIGISLDTTDPGGMPNGSIGAAQLAWLDKTLKDHKDSYAVVFSHHTSTTMDNTRPDPAHPGDKRVGGAAVISLLSSHANVLAWVNGHVHENVITPHKAASGGRSFWEISTASHVDYPHLGRIIELVDNKDGTVSLFTTLIESAAPHRTDFADLSQTGLAALYRELAYNAPGASKALAGAAAARNTELVLKKG from the coding sequence ATGTCGCGCATACGCTCTGTCGCCACCTCCGCTCTGGGGGTCAACCGCCGTACCGTCCTCGCCGCCGCCGGAGCGGTCTCGCTCTCCGCGGGCGTCGGCTACGGGCTCCGCCCGGCCGACAGCGAGGCCGCCACCGCCGCTCAGGCGCCTGTCGCCGACTCCCGGCAGGCCGCCGCCTCGCTTGCCCCCTACACCAAGGGCACCACCCTCGCCTCTGTCGCCGCGCCCAGGAACAGCTCTGGTTACCAGCGCCTCGGCGACGGCCCCGGCTGGGCCCGGGTCGTGCGTGGCGAGCTGGCCACGCCCAAGTCCGGGCGCGCGGGCCGCCGGACCACCCTCGCCGCGTTCGTACAGCTCACCGACCTGCACCTGCAGGACGTCCAGCATCCGCTGCGCGGGGAGTTCCTGCGCTCCAACTCCGTGCACGCCTGGCGCCCGCACGAGGCGCTGACCGTGCAGGGCGCCGTCTCGATCGTCGAGCGGGTCAACGCGCTGAAGGGCGCCCCCGTCACCGGAGCCCCGCTGCACTTCGTCATGACCACCGGCGACAACACCGACAACAACGCCCACTCCGAACTGGAGTGGTTCATGAAGGTGATGAGCGGCGGCCGCATCACCCCCAACACCGGGGACCCCCGGCACTACGAGGGCGTGCAGAACAGCGGCCTGCAGCTGTACTGGCAGCCGGAGTCCACCGCCCGCGACCACGACAAGCAGCTCGGCTTCCCGCAGCTGAAGGGCTTCCTGGCCGCCGCCATCCGCGAGGTGCAGAGCCCCGGCCTGGACCTGCCCTGGTATTCCACCGTCGGCAACCACGACAGCCTCCTGCTCGGCTGCTACGGCGCCCACGGCGACCCCTACCTCGCCGAGGCGGCCATCGGCGGCAAGAAGCTGATGAGCGTCCCCGCCGCCGAGGCCAAGAAGCTCCAGGACGCCATCCACAACGCCACGGATCCGCACGGCGCCGGCTACCGCGACCTGCTCAAGGCGCACGCCCGCTCGATGCGCTCGGTCACCCCGGACGAGAAGCGGGTCCTCTACACCCCGGCCGACTACCTCAAGGCCCACCTCGACCCGGCCTACCAGGGCCGCGGCCCGGCCGGCCACGGCTACTCCTCGGCGAACCTCGACGCGGGCACCCAGTACTACGCCTTCCGCATCTCCGGCGACGTCATCGGCATCAGCCTCGACACCACCGACCCGGGCGGCATGCCCAACGGCTCCATCGGCGCCGCCCAGCTGGCGTGGCTGGACAAGACGCTGAAGGACCACAAGGACTCCTACGCCGTCGTCTTCAGCCACCACACCAGCACGACGATGGACAACACCCGCCCCGACCCGGCCCACCCCGGCGACAAGCGCGTGGGAGGCGCCGCGGTGATCTCGCTGCTGTCCTCGCACGCCAATGTCCTGGCCTGGGTGAACGGCCACGTCCACGAGAACGTCATCACCCCGCACAAGGCGGCCTCCGGCGGCCGTTCCTTCTGGGAGATCTCCACGGCCTCCCACGTCGACTACCCCCACCTCGGCCGGATCATCGAGCTGGTCGACAACAAGGACGGCACGGTCTCCCTGTTCACCACCCTGATCGAGTCCGCCGCCCCGCACCGCACCGACTTCGCCGACCTCTCCCAGACCGGCCTCGCCGCCCTCTACCGCGAACTGGCCTACAACGCCCCCGGCGCCAGCAAGGCCCTCGCGGGCGCCGCGGCCGCCCGGAACACGGAGCTGGTACTGAAGAAGGGCTGA
- a CDS encoding NUDIX hydrolase: MQRKLRVAAYAVCVRDEQILLARSPGPDGTPEWVLPGGGMDHGEDPYDTVRREVAEETGYRIEVTGLLGVDSLRLAGHPRVGRRTDHHALRLVYAGEVVGGELRYEVGGSTDFAAWQDLSAVPDLNRVALVDIALRLWRERPANGHLTAGIPPLPRQMNEE, encoded by the coding sequence ATGCAGCGCAAGTTGAGGGTGGCGGCCTACGCCGTGTGCGTCCGCGACGAACAGATCCTGCTGGCCCGATCGCCGGGACCCGACGGAACCCCCGAGTGGGTGCTGCCCGGTGGCGGCATGGACCACGGCGAGGACCCGTACGACACCGTCCGCCGTGAGGTCGCCGAGGAGACCGGATACCGCATCGAGGTGACCGGTCTCCTCGGTGTCGACTCCCTCCGGCTGGCCGGCCACCCCCGCGTCGGCCGCCGTACCGACCACCACGCGCTGCGTCTCGTCTACGCGGGAGAGGTCGTCGGCGGCGAACTCCGGTACGAGGTCGGCGGATCCACCGATTTCGCGGCATGGCAGGATCTTTCGGCCGTACCGGACCTGAACCGGGTGGCCCTGGTCGACATCGCGCTGCGGCTCTGGCGTGAACGCCCCGCGAACGGTCATCTCACCGCCGGGATCCCTCCCCTACCCCGTCAGATGAACGAGGAGTAA
- a CDS encoding pyridoxamine 5'-phosphate oxidase family protein, with amino-acid sequence MGTYHAGSLAVQELLGVRDRAEHVGRSLGQGIKPVAAAFLEIQPLLMVGAADPETGRVWASPLTGMPGFVRATGPRQMSVVTDAGRGGQDPLAAALKTPGTHMGTIALDPRTRRRMRLNGRLRPTPRGFAIEADQVFSNCPKYIQRRESYETVADRTPGTPRSLSELGSREREFIRTADTFFLATVHPGGADVSHRGGNPGFVQVTSSTELIWPDYPGNAMFLTLGNLRTDPRAGLLFLDWTTGDTLQLTGEAHADVTAGGVRFTLTRALWTPAALPLRWSAPEYSPANPSG; translated from the coding sequence ATGGGCACCTACCACGCGGGTTCGCTCGCCGTTCAGGAACTGCTGGGCGTCCGCGACCGCGCCGAGCATGTGGGCCGCTCCCTGGGCCAGGGCATCAAGCCGGTCGCGGCGGCCTTCCTGGAGATTCAGCCGCTGCTGATGGTGGGCGCGGCGGACCCGGAGACGGGGAGGGTATGGGCCTCACCGCTCACGGGCATGCCGGGCTTCGTCCGGGCGACCGGGCCCCGGCAGATGTCGGTCGTCACGGATGCCGGCCGGGGTGGCCAGGACCCTCTCGCGGCGGCGCTGAAGACCCCCGGCACCCACATGGGCACCATCGCCCTGGACCCCCGCACCCGCCGCCGCATGCGCCTCAACGGCCGCCTGAGGCCGACGCCCCGCGGTTTCGCCATAGAGGCGGACCAGGTCTTCTCCAACTGCCCCAAATACATCCAACGCAGGGAGTCGTACGAAACGGTCGCCGACCGCACGCCCGGCACCCCCCGCAGCCTGAGCGAACTCGGCTCGCGCGAGAGGGAGTTCATCCGGACCGCCGACACCTTCTTCCTCGCCACGGTCCACCCCGGCGGGGCCGACGTCAGCCACCGGGGCGGTAACCCCGGCTTCGTCCAGGTCACGTCATCGACCGAGCTGATCTGGCCGGACTACCCCGGCAACGCCATGTTCCTCACCCTGGGCAACCTGCGCACCGACCCCCGGGCCGGACTGCTCTTCCTCGACTGGACCACCGGCGACACCCTCCAGCTCACGGGCGAGGCGCACGCCGACGTCACCGCCGGAGGCGTCCGCTTCACGCTCACCCGGGCACTGTGGACCCCGGCCGCCCTTCCCCTGCGCTGGTCCGCGCCGGAGTATTCACCGGCCAACCCCAGCGGTTAA
- a CDS encoding VOC family protein produces MAPRIAHAGLNVTDLDRSLALYRDLLGFAVLAEGKEDDQRWAMLGEIGGAPLVTLWQQAQGSYDSGRPGLHHLAFTVDSIDRVREYESALRAAGVEFAYEGVVAHREGGTSGGIFFRDPDGIRLEISAPLGSDGAPAPHADAPTCGFF; encoded by the coding sequence ATGGCTCCGCGCATCGCGCACGCAGGTCTGAACGTCACCGACCTGGACCGCTCACTCGCCCTCTACCGCGACCTCCTCGGCTTCGCCGTACTCGCCGAGGGCAAGGAGGACGACCAGCGCTGGGCGATGCTGGGAGAGATCGGTGGAGCCCCGCTCGTCACCCTCTGGCAGCAGGCGCAGGGGTCGTACGACAGTGGCCGGCCCGGACTGCACCACCTCGCCTTCACGGTCGACTCGATCGACCGCGTCCGTGAGTACGAGAGCGCGTTGCGGGCCGCCGGAGTGGAGTTCGCCTACGAGGGCGTGGTCGCCCACCGTGAGGGCGGGACGTCGGGCGGGATCTTCTTCCGCGACCCCGACGGCATCCGCCTGGAGATCTCCGCCCCCCTCGGCTCCGACGGCGCCCCCGCCCCCCATGCGGACGCCCCGACCTGCGGTTTCTTCTAG
- a CDS encoding CGNR zinc finger domain-containing protein, with the protein MSAVRDPRPLTGEPLALDLLNTRWNREGVTQDLLADTDGLAVWLAGNGLAGAHPADAEVLRHLHEARETIAAAVHGSPREAAPLVDAVLAHGRIRARLTADGPAEEPEFADPSWGPAWLAARNYLDLLGRAPERIRTCSGGGCILHFFDTSRNGTRRWCSMAACGNRAKASRHYARSKES; encoded by the coding sequence ATGTCCGCCGTCCGCGATCCCCGCCCGCTCACCGGTGAGCCCCTCGCGCTCGACCTGCTCAACACCCGGTGGAACCGGGAAGGCGTCACCCAGGACCTGCTCGCCGACACCGACGGGCTGGCGGTGTGGCTCGCGGGCAACGGGCTGGCCGGCGCCCACCCGGCCGACGCGGAGGTGCTGCGCCATCTGCACGAGGCCCGCGAGACGATCGCGGCCGCGGTGCACGGGTCACCGCGGGAAGCGGCGCCCCTCGTGGACGCCGTCCTGGCGCACGGGCGGATCCGGGCCCGGCTGACCGCCGACGGTCCCGCCGAGGAGCCGGAGTTCGCGGATCCGTCCTGGGGCCCGGCCTGGCTCGCCGCCCGGAACTATCTGGACCTGCTCGGCCGGGCCCCGGAGCGGATCCGCACCTGCTCCGGCGGCGGCTGCATACTGCACTTCTTCGACACGTCCCGGAACGGCACCCGCCGCTGGTGCTCGATGGCCGCGTGCGGCAACCGCGCGAAGGCGTCCCGGCATTACGCACGCTCGAAGGAGAGCTGA
- a CDS encoding aspartate-semialdehyde dehydrogenase: MRVGIVGATGQVGTVMRRILTERNFPVTQLRLFASARSAGTVLDGVTVEDATTADYTGLDIVLFSAGGATSRALAEKVASQGAVVIDNSSAWRKDPEVPLVVSEVNPHAVADRPKGIIANPNCTTMAAMPVLKPLHEAAGLEALVVATYQAVSGSGLAGVAELHGQAQKVVAEADKLTHDGAAVDFPEPQVYKRPIAFNVLPLAGSIVDDGLNETDEEQKLRNESRKILEIPGLKVSGTCVRVPVFSGHSLQVNARFARPLSPERATELLAGAPGVVLSDIPTPLQAAGQDPSYVGRIRRDETVDNGLALFISNDNLRKGAALNAVQIAELVAAELSAE, encoded by the coding sequence GTGAGGGTCGGAATCGTCGGAGCCACCGGTCAGGTCGGCACGGTCATGCGCAGGATCCTCACGGAGCGGAACTTCCCGGTCACACAGCTGCGCCTGTTCGCCTCGGCCCGTTCGGCCGGCACCGTGCTGGACGGCGTGACGGTGGAGGACGCCACGACCGCCGACTACACCGGCCTGGACATCGTGCTCTTCTCGGCGGGCGGCGCGACCTCCAGGGCGCTGGCCGAAAAGGTCGCCTCCCAGGGCGCGGTCGTGATCGACAACTCCTCGGCCTGGCGCAAGGACCCCGAGGTCCCGCTGGTCGTCTCCGAGGTGAACCCGCACGCGGTCGCCGACCGCCCCAAGGGCATCATCGCCAACCCGAACTGCACCACGATGGCCGCGATGCCGGTCCTGAAGCCGCTGCACGAGGCGGCCGGCCTGGAAGCGCTCGTCGTCGCCACCTACCAGGCAGTGTCCGGCTCGGGCCTCGCGGGCGTGGCCGAGCTGCACGGCCAGGCGCAGAAGGTCGTCGCCGAGGCCGACAAGCTCACCCACGACGGCGCGGCGGTCGACTTCCCCGAACCGCAGGTCTACAAGCGGCCGATCGCCTTCAATGTGCTTCCGCTGGCGGGCTCGATCGTCGACGACGGTCTGAACGAGACCGACGAGGAGCAGAAGCTGCGCAACGAGTCCCGCAAGATCCTGGAGATCCCGGGCCTGAAGGTGTCCGGCACCTGTGTCCGTGTCCCGGTCTTCTCCGGCCACTCCCTCCAGGTCAACGCCCGCTTCGCCCGTCCGCTCTCCCCGGAGCGCGCGACCGAGCTGCTCGCGGGCGCCCCGGGCGTCGTCCTCTCCGACATCCCCACCCCGCTGCAGGCGGCCGGCCAGGACCCGTCGTACGTCGGCCGTATCCGCCGCGACGAGACGGTGGACAACGGCCTCGCGCTGTTCATCTCCAACGACAACCTCCGCAAGGGCGCCGCGCTGAACGCGGTGCAGATCGCGGAGCTGGTGGCAGCGGAGCTGTCCGCCGAGTAA
- a CDS encoding MFS transporter, producing the protein MASTQLRTTSDTRRSRAWGAVLALAAATFSIVTSEMLPVGLLTSLGAGLGVSDGTAGLAVTLPGLVAALAAPLLPVAVRRADRRTVLCALLLLLAAANLLAALAPGFPLLLAARLLVGVCIGGVWAVAAGLGARLVPGPGAGRATALVFSGIAVASVLGVPAGTFLGAVAGWRWAFAAMAGTAVLVAAGLAVALPPLPAEGAVRLDAFPRLLRVTRVRWRLITVALLVTGHFAAYTYVRPVLQRTPGTGPDLVSALLLGYGLAGVAGNFAGGALAARDPRRALRLISCVLGAVVLLLVPAAGSTAVSVALLLVWGLAYGGVSVSAQRALSAAAPELPEAVSALFAGVFNAAIALGAFLGGRLADGPGLTAVLVTGAVLALLAAALETRGAAT; encoded by the coding sequence ATGGCTTCCACCCAGCTCAGGACCACATCGGACACGCGGCGCAGCCGTGCCTGGGGCGCCGTGCTCGCCCTCGCTGCCGCCACTTTCAGCATCGTCACCAGCGAGATGCTCCCCGTCGGCCTGCTCACCTCGCTCGGTGCGGGCCTGGGCGTCTCCGACGGCACCGCGGGTCTCGCGGTCACCCTGCCGGGACTCGTCGCCGCGCTCGCCGCCCCGCTGCTGCCGGTCGCCGTGCGCCGCGCCGACCGGCGTACGGTGCTGTGCGCGCTGCTGCTCCTGCTCGCCGCCGCCAATCTGCTCGCCGCCCTCGCCCCCGGCTTCCCGCTGCTGCTCGCCGCCCGGCTGCTGGTCGGGGTGTGCATCGGCGGGGTGTGGGCGGTGGCTGCGGGGCTCGGCGCGCGGCTGGTGCCGGGGCCGGGTGCCGGGCGGGCCACCGCTCTGGTCTTCAGCGGGATCGCGGTCGCCTCGGTGCTCGGCGTGCCCGCGGGGACCTTCCTCGGCGCGGTGGCGGGCTGGCGGTGGGCCTTCGCCGCGATGGCCGGCACCGCGGTCCTGGTGGCGGCCGGGCTCGCGGTCGCCCTGCCACCGCTGCCCGCCGAAGGCGCCGTCCGCCTCGATGCGTTTCCCCGGCTGCTGCGCGTCACCCGGGTCCGGTGGCGGCTGATCACCGTCGCACTGCTGGTCACCGGGCACTTCGCCGCCTACACGTACGTCCGTCCCGTCCTGCAGCGGACGCCGGGCACCGGACCGGACCTGGTCAGCGCTCTGCTCCTCGGCTACGGACTCGCGGGCGTCGCCGGGAACTTCGCGGGCGGCGCGCTCGCGGCCCGCGATCCGCGCCGCGCCCTGCGGCTGATCTCCTGCGTCCTCGGCGCCGTCGTGCTGCTCCTGGTCCCGGCCGCCGGATCCACGGCCGTGTCGGTCGCCTTGCTCCTGGTGTGGGGACTGGCGTACGGAGGTGTGTCCGTGTCCGCCCAGCGTGCCCTGTCGGCGGCCGCCCCTGAGCTGCCGGAGGCGGTGTCGGCCCTGTTCGCCGGGGTGTTCAACGCCGCCATCGCGCTGGGTGCCTTCCTCGGCGGGCGGCTCGCGGACGGGCCCGGGCTGACCGCCGTGCTGGTCACGGGCGCGGTGCTCGCGCTGCTGGCGGCCGCCCTGGAGACGAGAGGGGCGGCCACGTGA
- a CDS encoding LysR family transcriptional regulator: MSGLELRELECFLVLAEELHFGRTGDRLFVSQSRVSQLLAALERRVGARLVHRSSRRVALTPLGERFLERLRPAYGALDAAVADARAVARGGAGPLRLGFQGSACAGLLEVVAAFEAAATSRSTDLVEVPYADPFGAVRQGAVDAAVVLLPVEEPDLVLGPVFPGQRHTLAVSRRHPFAARDRIGAADLAAVPMIGAAAPAPAYWRAAHAPGALPGPSAGTLQEALSLAAADRGALLLCRPTAARHPRDDVAYIPVDGVPDSVLGLVWHREAETETVREFARALADSSLVREDR, encoded by the coding sequence GTGTCCGGGCTGGAACTGCGGGAGTTGGAGTGCTTTCTGGTGCTCGCCGAGGAGCTGCACTTCGGCCGGACCGGGGACCGGCTGTTCGTCTCGCAGAGCCGGGTGAGCCAGCTGCTGGCCGCGCTGGAACGCCGGGTCGGCGCCCGCCTGGTGCACCGCTCGAGTCGCCGGGTGGCCCTGACCCCGCTCGGCGAACGCTTCCTGGAACGGCTGCGCCCGGCGTACGGCGCCCTGGACGCGGCGGTGGCCGACGCTCGGGCGGTGGCCCGGGGCGGGGCGGGTCCGCTGCGGCTGGGCTTCCAGGGCTCGGCCTGCGCGGGACTGCTGGAGGTGGTCGCGGCCTTCGAGGCGGCGGCCACGTCCCGGAGCACCGACCTGGTGGAGGTGCCGTACGCGGATCCGTTCGGGGCGGTGCGGCAGGGTGCGGTGGACGCGGCGGTGGTGCTGCTGCCGGTCGAGGAACCGGACCTGGTCCTCGGCCCGGTCTTCCCCGGGCAGCGGCACACGCTGGCCGTTTCCCGCCGCCACCCCTTCGCCGCCCGCGACCGGATCGGCGCGGCGGACCTCGCCGCCGTACCGATGATCGGGGCGGCGGCGCCGGCGCCCGCGTACTGGCGTGCCGCCCACGCCCCCGGCGCGCTGCCCGGTCCGTCGGCCGGCACCTTGCAGGAGGCCCTGTCGCTGGCCGCCGCCGACCGGGGCGCACTGCTGCTGTGCCGTCCCACGGCCGCCCGCCACCCCCGCGACGACGTCGCCTACATTCCCGTGGACGGCGTGCCCGACTCGGTGCTGGGCCTGGTGTGGCACCGGGAGGCGGAGACGGAGACGGTACGGGAGTTCGCGCGGGCGCTGGCGGACTCGTCCCTGGTGCGCGAGGATCGCTGA